In Kordiimonas pumila, a single genomic region encodes these proteins:
- the scpB gene encoding SMC-Scp complex subunit ScpB codes for MTEQSQKQHQDCRMVEAILFASESPLSVEEMTERLPEGVDVVAHLATLQEIYALRGVNLVLVAGKYMFRTAEDLSFLLRREIDEPRKLSRAAVETLAIIAYHQPVTRAEIEDIRGVTISKGTLDVLMEAEWVRIMGRRKTPGRPATYGTTQEFLVHFGIETIKDLPGLHELKAAGLLDSVDIALDKLGGMPQPADHEEQDDGQIDIEEAIARSERDAIEGANKKDLVDTADEPAV; via the coding sequence ATGACTGAGCAATCTCAAAAACAGCACCAAGACTGCCGAATGGTGGAAGCTATTCTGTTTGCAAGCGAAAGCCCGCTTTCTGTTGAAGAAATGACAGAGCGCTTGCCAGAAGGAGTAGATGTTGTGGCGCACCTTGCAACATTGCAGGAAATATATGCGCTGCGCGGCGTTAACCTTGTGCTTGTTGCAGGTAAATATATGTTTCGCACTGCGGAAGACCTATCCTTTTTGCTACGGCGTGAAATTGATGAGCCCAGAAAGTTGTCACGTGCTGCAGTTGAAACCTTGGCAATTATTGCGTATCACCAACCCGTTACACGAGCAGAGATTGAAGATATTCGCGGCGTTACCATATCTAAGGGAACACTTGACGTTCTTATGGAGGCGGAATGGGTACGTATTATGGGGCGGCGTAAAACCCCCGGTCGACCCGCCACATATGGAACAACACAGGAATTTTTGGTACATTTTGGTATTGAAACAATCAAAGACTTGCCCGGGCTGCACGAATTAAAGGCTGCAGGGTTACTAGATAGCGTGGATATTGCGCTTGATAAATTGGGCGGCATGCCACAGCCCGCCGATCATGAAGAGCAGGATGACGGACAAATAGATATTGAGGAAGCAATTGCACGTTCTGAAAGGGATGCTATAGAAGGTGCCAATAAAAAAGATTTGGTAGATACTGCAGATGAACCAGCAGTGTGA
- the serS gene encoding serine--tRNA ligase, which yields MFDLKFIRENPEDFDKALARRGEAAMSGKILSLDSDHRALSTEAQAVQARRNEASKLIGRAKAQGDEAGATALMDEVSGLKAKLAELEDQERAIGEKLNMTLMSLPNMIYDDVPEGDSEDDNVEVRRWGAPAKYAFEPKEHFTLGEDLGLMDFERAAKMSGSRFVVLKGALARLERALGQFMLDLHTSEHGYEEVLTPAMVRGEALLGTGQLPKFGDDAFQTTTGHWLIPTSEVTLTNLHSDEILDEADLPIRLTAHSQCFRAEAGSAGRDTRGMIRQHQFEKVELVSVTTADQSDDELERMTGCAEEVLKRLHLPYRVVKLCSGDIGFGARRTYDIEVWLPGQDRFREISSCSVMGDFQARRMKMRCRPKSEKQTRFVHTLNGSGLAVGRTLIAVMENNQQADGTIRVPQALRPYMGGIEMIGA from the coding sequence ATGTTTGACCTGAAGTTTATACGTGAAAATCCGGAAGATTTTGACAAGGCACTGGCTCGCCGCGGCGAAGCTGCCATGTCTGGAAAAATTCTGTCTCTTGATTCAGATCACCGTGCTTTATCGACTGAAGCTCAGGCAGTTCAAGCGCGCCGTAATGAGGCTTCAAAGCTTATTGGTCGCGCAAAAGCGCAGGGTGATGAAGCTGGTGCGACAGCATTAATGGATGAAGTGAGCGGCCTTAAAGCAAAGCTGGCAGAACTTGAAGATCAAGAACGGGCTATTGGTGAAAAGCTTAATATGACGCTTATGAGCCTGCCGAACATGATTTATGATGATGTGCCTGAAGGGGACAGTGAAGACGATAATGTTGAGGTCCGCCGGTGGGGTGCGCCTGCGAAATATGCTTTTGAACCAAAAGAGCATTTTACCCTCGGCGAAGACCTGGGCCTAATGGACTTTGAACGTGCTGCCAAAATGTCTGGCTCACGCTTTGTGGTGCTGAAAGGTGCACTAGCCCGGCTTGAACGTGCGCTTGGCCAGTTTATGCTCGATCTGCATACTAGCGAGCATGGCTATGAGGAGGTTCTCACTCCAGCTATGGTGCGGGGCGAAGCGCTTCTGGGTACTGGCCAGCTACCAAAATTTGGCGATGATGCCTTCCAGACGACAACGGGTCACTGGCTTATCCCCACATCTGAGGTAACGTTAACCAACCTGCATTCAGATGAAATTCTGGATGAAGCTGATTTGCCGATCAGACTTACTGCGCATAGCCAGTGTTTCAGAGCAGAAGCTGGGTCAGCAGGGCGTGATACACGCGGCATGATCCGCCAACATCAGTTTGAGAAGGTGGAACTGGTTTCTGTGACCACGGCAGATCAGTCTGATGACGAACTGGAGCGCATGACAGGCTGCGCAGAGGAAGTGTTAAAGCGCTTACATCTGCCCTACCGCGTTGTAAAGCTTTGCAGCGGTGATATTGGCTTTGGTGCACGCCGTACCTACGATATTGAAGTATGGTTGCCGGGGCAGGATAGATTTCGCGAAATTTCAAGCTGTTCTGTAATGGGTGACTTTCAGGCACGGCGTATGAAAATGCGCTGCAGGCCAAAGAGCGAGAAGCAAACACGCTTTGTTCACACATTAAACGGTTCAGGCCTTGCTGTTGGGCGCACACTTATTGCGGTAATGGAAAATAACCAGCAAGCCGACGGCACTATTCGTGTGCCTCAGGCACTGCGCCCCTACATGGGTGGTATTGAAATGATTGGCGCCTGA
- the tatC gene encoding twin-arginine translocase subunit TatC, translated as MSTRMIGGDNNKPDIVDDDLDDEVDASRAPLLDHLNELRSRLIKVIIGMMVAFGVALFFSDQIFNILAKPYMDAQGDDGNRRMIFTALTEGFFVNLKVALYGAFIVTFPLIALQIWKFVAPGLYRNEKRAFLPFLVATPVLFACGAALAYFLVIPWAWKFLLGFEQPGGAGAIEIAAEAKVSEYLSLVMQMIFGFGLAFLLPVALTLMGKAGIVSAQGLRERRRYMVVATFLVAAFLTPPDPISQIALGIPMLLLYELSIILIASTERKRAAEEAKSDSAAD; from the coding sequence ATGAGTACGCGTATGATTGGTGGCGATAATAACAAGCCTGATATAGTAGACGATGACCTGGATGATGAAGTGGATGCCAGCAGGGCACCGTTGCTTGATCATTTGAATGAACTGCGGTCGCGGCTTATCAAAGTTATTATCGGCATGATGGTTGCCTTTGGTGTTGCGCTGTTTTTTTCTGATCAGATTTTCAATATTCTTGCAAAACCTTATATGGATGCCCAAGGAGATGACGGTAACCGCCGTATGATTTTTACGGCCCTAACTGAGGGTTTCTTTGTAAATCTGAAAGTCGCTTTATATGGGGCTTTCATTGTAACGTTCCCTTTAATCGCCTTGCAAATATGGAAATTTGTGGCACCGGGCCTATATCGCAATGAAAAGCGTGCATTTTTGCCGTTTTTGGTTGCGACACCTGTGCTGTTTGCCTGCGGCGCGGCCCTTGCTTATTTTCTGGTTATTCCGTGGGCATGGAAATTCTTGTTGGGGTTTGAGCAACCGGGTGGTGCTGGTGCCATTGAAATTGCTGCCGAAGCCAAGGTAAGTGAGTATCTCTCGCTTGTGATGCAAATGATATTTGGTTTTGGGCTGGCTTTTTTGTTGCCTGTTGCGCTGACATTAATGGGCAAGGCGGGGATTGTTTCTGCACAAGGCCTGCGTGAAAGAAGGCGGTATATGGTTGTTGCAACCTTTCTAGTTGCCGCATTTTTGACACCGCCAGATCCCATAAGCCAAATCGCACTTGGCATACCTATGCTGCTCCTGTATGAGCTGTCCATTATTTTGATAGCTTCTACCGAGCGAAAACGAGCTGCGGAAGAAGCTAAATCTGATAGTGCTGCTGACTAG
- a CDS encoding M23 family metallopeptidase gives MTLPRIYSMLVIGAVLLTGCVSGPKSPADIQPVYRIRNSPLPVPDVRWNPRRGVNATSTAANPVPVRTQTISANTLTPVSSPTSGGGRVVVKKGDTLYAISRAYGVPVRSLISENNLSEPFQLKIGQVLSVPGTKVHSVQKGETGYSISRQYGVTASALMEANNIKPPYRLAVGQKLKLPGGASKKVASRVRVEATPPSRGRSVSIPAPPPRSASGFIWPVEGKLASRYGPKAGGMHNDGINILASAGSPVKASEAGVVVYASNALQGYGNLLLLKHADGWITAYAHTERLLVRKGQRIDKGQVVARVGSTGGVSQPQLHFEIRKGSRALDPLDYLSGGRGK, from the coding sequence TTGACCTTGCCAAGAATATACAGCATGCTGGTGATTGGGGCAGTTTTGCTCACTGGCTGTGTATCTGGGCCTAAATCTCCTGCTGATATCCAGCCGGTTTACCGTATTAGAAATTCGCCGCTTCCCGTACCAGATGTACGCTGGAACCCAAGGCGCGGTGTTAATGCAACAAGTACTGCGGCAAACCCTGTACCGGTACGGACACAGACCATATCGGCGAATACTCTTACCCCTGTTAGCTCGCCCACATCTGGCGGTGGCCGCGTTGTTGTTAAAAAAGGCGATACTCTTTATGCCATATCGCGGGCATACGGTGTACCGGTCCGCTCGTTAATAAGCGAGAATAACCTGTCAGAGCCTTTCCAGCTAAAAATAGGGCAGGTGCTCAGTGTGCCAGGCACAAAAGTGCATAGTGTGCAAAAGGGTGAAACCGGTTACAGCATATCACGGCAGTACGGAGTAACGGCTTCTGCCCTTATGGAGGCAAACAACATAAAGCCGCCATACCGTTTAGCTGTAGGACAAAAACTAAAATTACCCGGTGGCGCAAGCAAGAAAGTTGCTTCGCGTGTAAGGGTTGAAGCGACACCGCCTTCTCGAGGCAGGAGTGTCTCCATTCCGGCGCCGCCACCGCGAAGTGCCTCTGGCTTTATATGGCCTGTTGAAGGCAAGCTTGCATCACGGTATGGCCCCAAGGCGGGCGGCATGCATAATGATGGTATTAATATTCTGGCAAGCGCAGGGTCACCCGTTAAGGCTTCTGAGGCAGGCGTCGTGGTTTATGCATCAAATGCCTTGCAAGGGTATGGTAATCTATTGCTGCTTAAGCACGCGGATGGCTGGATAACGGCTTATGCTCATACGGAAAGACTATTGGTCCGTAAAGGGCAAAGAATTGATAAAGGTCAAGTGGTTGCGCGAGTTGGTTCAACTGGTGGTGTAAGCCAGCCACAGCTACATTTTGAAATTCGTAAAGGTAGCCGTGCACTTGATCCGCTTGATTATTTAAGTGGTGGCCGCGGTAAATAA
- the tatB gene encoding Sec-independent protein translocase protein TatB, protein MFDIGAMEIFIVAALALVVVGPKELPKLLRSIGGIVKKARELTHEFRRSLDDLANEAERELDPFSDLRKKEGLKPGMSPEEVTDHIMANRKQEKQQPAKADKPSEPKSDETVV, encoded by the coding sequence ATGTTTGATATTGGCGCAATGGAAATTTTTATTGTTGCGGCCTTGGCTCTTGTTGTTGTCGGGCCAAAAGAGCTACCCAAATTGCTGCGCTCGATTGGCGGCATCGTCAAGAAGGCGAGGGAGCTAACGCATGAGTTTCGCCGCAGTCTTGATGACCTTGCAAACGAGGCAGAAAGGGAGCTTGACCCCTTTAGTGACCTTCGTAAAAAGGAAGGTCTGAAGCCGGGTATGAGCCCTGAAGAGGTAACAGACCACATTATGGCGAACCGTAAGCAGGAAAAGCAACAGCCTGCAAAGGCAGATAAGCCATCTGAACCCAAGTCAGACGAGACAGTGGTATGA
- a CDS encoding twin-arginine translocase TatA/TatE family subunit, translating to MFPGWMQIALVALLVLLLFGRGKISGLMGDVAKGITSFKKGLKEGLDEPEQEETKTVADRRTIDGEIVKTKEETKS from the coding sequence ATGTTTCCAGGATGGATGCAAATTGCACTCGTAGCGCTTCTTGTGCTGTTGCTTTTTGGGCGCGGGAAAATTTCCGGGCTTATGGGTGATGTTGCCAAGGGTATTACCAGTTTCAAAAAAGGTTTGAAAGAAGGCCTTGATGAACCCGAGCAGGAAGAAACAAAAACTGTAGCGGACCGGCGTACAATTGATGGTGAAATAGTGAAAACCAAAGAAGAAACAAAAAGCTAA
- the surE gene encoding 5'/3'-nucleotidase SurE, translating into MPVSLKRILVSNDDGINASGIGVLERIARQFSDDVWVVAPSEEQSGAGHSLTLTKPLRLRKLDEKRWAVSGTPTDCVMMAVNHLMKDNLPTLILSGINRGGNLAEDVTYSGTVSVAMEGTLAGIPSIAFSQCIRPEDKIHWATAERYAPDVIKGLLDIDWPRDVLMNVNFPAFPVDEIQGIKVTEQGRREMVGNNIEERVDPRGFRYYWFGLGRAVGAPGHEQDIKAVRDKWISVTPLHLDLTHHKTRKALVPVLEKSFR; encoded by the coding sequence ATGCCTGTTTCTCTGAAACGTATTCTGGTCTCCAATGATGATGGTATCAATGCATCTGGTATTGGTGTGCTGGAACGCATTGCGCGCCAATTTAGTGATGATGTGTGGGTTGTTGCACCGTCTGAGGAGCAGTCAGGTGCTGGGCACTCGCTCACTCTTACAAAGCCCTTGCGACTGAGGAAGCTTGACGAGAAGCGCTGGGCTGTTTCTGGAACACCAACTGACTGCGTGATGATGGCAGTGAACCATCTGATGAAAGATAATCTACCAACATTGATTCTCTCTGGCATTAACCGGGGTGGTAACTTGGCAGAGGACGTTACATATTCCGGTACCGTTTCTGTTGCTATGGAAGGCACCCTTGCAGGCATACCATCAATTGCTTTTAGTCAGTGTATCAGGCCAGAGGACAAAATCCACTGGGCTACAGCAGAGCGGTATGCTCCTGATGTGATTAAAGGCCTGCTTGATATTGACTGGCCCCGTGATGTTTTGATGAATGTTAACTTCCCGGCTTTTCCTGTTGATGAAATACAGGGTATTAAGGTAACCGAGCAGGGCCGCCGTGAAATGGTTGGTAACAATATTGAAGAGCGTGTTGATCCACGCGGGTTTCGGTATTACTGGTTTGGCCTTGGCCGTGCAGTTGGTGCACCGGGGCACGAGCAGGATATTAAGGCCGTGCGGGACAAATGGATATCAGTAACGCCGTTACACCTTGACCTGACCCACCATAAAACGCGTAAAGCTTTGGTACCTGTTCTAGAAAAAAGCTTTCGTTAA
- the secF gene encoding protein translocase subunit SecF has protein sequence MLLHLIPEQTNIKFLSKSRFFIGASALLILASIALFAIEGLNLGIDFKGGITLEVGMEDKPVPLADVREALGGLGLGDVSVKRFGSDREVLIRIERQQGDDAAQSDVMTHVRAELIKAIPDLHFRQSNIIGPVVSEELARDGTIAVSVAVFMVLIYIWLRFEWQFGVGAVIALVHDVLLTVGFFSITRLEFNLTIIAALLTIVGYSLNDTVVVYDRIRENIRKFRKKDMADIIDMSLNQTLNRTIMTSFTTLIALLALFFLGGEVIRGFTAAMIWGVVVGTYSSIFIASPLLTTFNMRAETLLREDDKDDPTVDKSRPTPFDQM, from the coding sequence ATGCTTTTACATCTGATTCCAGAACAGACAAATATTAAATTCCTCTCGAAAAGCAGGTTTTTTATTGGTGCATCGGCATTGCTTATTTTGGCATCAATTGCCTTATTCGCAATTGAAGGGCTGAACCTTGGTATTGACTTTAAGGGGGGTATTACCCTTGAGGTTGGTATGGAAGACAAGCCTGTACCTCTTGCTGATGTGCGCGAGGCCCTTGGTGGTCTTGGCCTTGGTGATGTATCTGTTAAGCGCTTTGGCTCTGACCGCGAGGTATTGATCCGTATTGAGCGCCAACAGGGTGATGATGCCGCGCAGAGCGATGTTATGACCCATGTTAGGGCCGAGCTGATAAAAGCAATTCCCGATCTACATTTCCGGCAATCCAATATCATCGGGCCAGTTGTCTCAGAAGAGTTGGCGCGTGATGGCACAATAGCCGTATCTGTCGCTGTATTTATGGTTCTAATATATATCTGGCTTAGATTTGAGTGGCAGTTTGGGGTCGGGGCCGTTATTGCCTTGGTGCATGATGTTCTCTTGACGGTAGGTTTTTTCTCAATCACCAGGCTTGAGTTTAACCTCACTATCATTGCAGCTTTGCTGACTATCGTTGGGTATAGCCTTAATGACACAGTTGTTGTTTATGACCGTATCCGTGAAAATATTCGCAAGTTCCGCAAAAAAGATATGGCTGATATTATTGATATGTCCCTTAATCAGACATTGAACCGTACGATCATGACATCTTTCACAACGCTTATTGCTCTTCTGGCCTTATTCTTTTTGGGCGGTGAAGTAATCCGTGGTTTCACTGCGGCAATGATTTGGGGTGTGGTTGTCGGTACATATAGCTCGATCTTCATTGCGTCGCCCTTGTTAACGACATTTAACATGCGGGCAGAAACATTACTGCGCGAAGATGATAAAGATGATCCAACGGTTGATAAGTCGCGGCCTACACCCTTTGACCAGATGTAA
- the secD gene encoding protein translocase subunit SecD, translating to MLTFPRWKVVMVLGVVIAGILMALPNFLSDEERMSLPGFLPKETLNLGLDLRGGVNLLWGAETDDVVESRLSNIADQIRDIRRSEDGLTFRNIQIQEHSVVFEVSEDSMIDLAREKLRPITTTQSFGVNPLMGGVEEMTLENEGKTFRLTLTDEGIALQKRDAISRAMEVIRKRVDPDGTKEITLQAQGGDRIILEVPGADDPEQIKVLIGKTAKLSFHDVVTGLSQEDIANGRLRSREKALPLKDGGMMVIKERVIVSGDDLTNAQATFDQFGKPAVSFEFNTAGARRFATHTRNNLKRPFAIVLDNQIISAPTIQSPILNGSGQITNMGTAHDAQELATLLKAGALPVKLTVLSEKTVGPDLGADSIEAGELAAVVGFLGVVVFMVLCYGLFGIAANIALVTNLILIMGLLSLLQATLTLPGIAGIVLTIGMAVDANVLIFERIREEQQAGKKPFQAMEQGYGQAFSTIIDANITTFIAAAVLYLLGSGPVQGFAVTLAIGILTSMFTAILLTRLILSIWLKRARPASLPI from the coding sequence ATGTTAACCTTTCCACGCTGGAAAGTAGTGATGGTTCTAGGGGTTGTTATTGCCGGTATTTTGATGGCACTACCAAACTTCCTGTCAGATGAAGAACGTATGTCACTACCGGGTTTTTTACCTAAGGAAACACTCAATCTGGGGCTTGATCTTAGGGGCGGTGTAAACCTTTTGTGGGGCGCGGAAACAGACGACGTGGTTGAAAGTCGCCTGAGTAATATTGCTGATCAGATTCGTGATATTCGCAGAAGCGAAGATGGCCTGACTTTCAGGAACATTCAAATCCAAGAGCATTCGGTTGTTTTTGAGGTCTCTGAAGACAGTATGATTGATTTGGCGCGCGAGAAATTGCGCCCCATAACAACAACGCAGTCTTTTGGGGTAAACCCCCTTATGGGCGGCGTTGAGGAAATGACGCTTGAAAATGAAGGCAAGACCTTTCGCCTTACATTAACAGATGAAGGTATTGCTCTGCAAAAACGGGATGCTATTTCCCGCGCTATGGAGGTTATCCGCAAGCGTGTTGACCCTGATGGCACAAAGGAAATTACCCTGCAAGCCCAAGGCGGCGACCGGATTATTCTAGAAGTACCCGGTGCTGATGATCCAGAGCAGATCAAGGTATTAATTGGTAAAACAGCCAAACTTAGTTTCCATGACGTAGTAACAGGCCTTTCGCAGGAAGATATTGCAAATGGCCGCCTTCGCAGCCGTGAAAAAGCGCTGCCTTTGAAAGATGGCGGCATGATGGTGATTAAGGAGAGGGTGATTGTTTCCGGCGATGACCTGACAAATGCGCAAGCAACCTTTGACCAGTTCGGCAAACCTGCGGTTTCCTTTGAGTTCAATACAGCAGGGGCACGGCGTTTTGCGACCCATACACGGAACAACTTAAAGCGACCGTTTGCTATTGTGCTGGATAACCAAATCATTAGCGCACCTACCATCCAATCACCGATTTTGAACGGTTCTGGACAGATTACCAATATGGGCACGGCGCATGATGCACAGGAACTGGCAACGCTCCTTAAAGCCGGGGCGCTTCCTGTTAAGCTCACCGTTCTATCTGAGAAAACCGTTGGGCCTGATTTGGGTGCTGATTCTATTGAAGCAGGCGAGCTTGCTGCTGTTGTTGGTTTCCTTGGTGTGGTTGTGTTTATGGTGCTGTGTTACGGCTTGTTTGGTATTGCTGCCAATATCGCCCTTGTGACCAACCTGATACTTATTATGGGGCTTCTTAGCCTGTTGCAGGCAACCCTGACGCTGCCGGGCATTGCAGGTATTGTGCTGACGATTGGTATGGCGGTTGATGCAAACGTGCTTATTTTTGAGCGTATCAGGGAAGAGCAGCAAGCTGGCAAAAAGCCTTTTCAAGCAATGGAGCAGGGCTATGGTCAGGCATTTTCAACCATTATTGATGCGAACATAACCACCTTTATTGCTGCGGCTGTTTTGTATCTTCTTGGTTCTGGGCCAGTTCAGGGCTTTGCGGTAACATTGGCGATAGGTATTCTCACATCCATGTTTACAGCCATATTGCTCACGCGGCTTATTCTTTCAATCTGGTTGAAGCGGGCACGGCCTGCTTCCCTGCCGATATAG
- a CDS encoding Mth938-like domain-containing protein codes for MDKIQASGVYMEQQEDENLLLIEAYGGGGFRLQERRVEGSVLVLAQGYFPVAKTVVKDLAVTDFDKLFAADEKTELLLVGTGDSMTLLPKEIRLYLEQQGLPYELMDTGAAARTYNVLLMEGRRVSALLLAVD; via the coding sequence TTGGACAAAATCCAGGCAAGCGGTGTTTATATGGAGCAGCAGGAAGATGAGAACCTGCTGCTGATAGAGGCCTATGGCGGCGGTGGTTTTCGTTTACAGGAACGCAGAGTAGAAGGTAGTGTCCTTGTTCTTGCCCAAGGCTATTTCCCTGTCGCCAAAACGGTGGTTAAAGATTTAGCCGTAACTGATTTTGACAAGCTATTTGCTGCAGATGAAAAAACAGAGCTGCTTTTGGTCGGAACTGGCGATAGCATGACGTTGCTGCCAAAAGAAATTCGGCTTTATCTTGAGCAGCAGGGCCTGCCCTATGAGTTGATGGACACGGGCGCGGCAGCACGCACCTATAATGTGCTTCTTATGGAAGGGCGTCGGGTTTCGGCTTTGCTGCTAGCCGTTGACTAG
- the yajC gene encoding preprotein translocase subunit YajC, with protein sequence MFSSPAFAQAAGSAPSPSLIDTFLPLVLIVIVFWFLILRPQNKKMKDHRAMVNNVARGDTVVTAGGLIGKVTKVKDDTEIEVELSEGVRVKVVKSTLSEVRSKNQPVATEEKK encoded by the coding sequence ATGTTTTCATCACCTGCATTTGCACAGGCGGCCGGTAGTGCGCCGTCACCAAGCTTAATCGATACATTCCTACCACTCGTTCTGATCGTTATTGTTTTCTGGTTTCTTATTTTAAGGCCGCAAAATAAAAAGATGAAAGATCACCGCGCTATGGTGAATAATGTTGCCCGGGGCGATACGGTGGTAACAGCGGGTGGCTTGATTGGTAAGGTTACCAAGGTAAAAGATGATACCGAAATTGAAGTGGAATTGTCTGAGGGTGTACGTGTGAAAGTGGTTAAAAGCACCCTTTCTGAAGTACGCAGTAAAAACCAGCCTGTTGCAACAGAAGAAAAGAAATAA
- a CDS encoding ATP-binding protein, producing MTKDTIDTNEALIAALKGLTEAIKGTSNQSVNNNFNKSYQSYVFNAQNGILKPIEKVSSPPLDMLLGIDRAKATLLENSRRFAAGYSANNALLWGARGMGKSTIVKSIHNQIITENGESAPALVEIHREDISHLPSLLDQLRDTDKQFVIYCDDLSFDQPDTDFKALKSVLEGGLEGRPENVIFYATSNRRHLLPRKMADQESATGIHPNESMDETIALSDRFGLWLGFHVCDQQDYLAIISGYMEKFDLHPDFDWHHQALEWSKTRGNRSGRTAWQYVNNLAGQLERKIKF from the coding sequence GTGACAAAAGACACTATTGATACGAATGAAGCCCTGATTGCTGCGCTTAAGGGCCTAACTGAGGCTATTAAAGGCACTTCAAACCAAAGTGTAAATAATAACTTTAACAAATCATATCAATCTTATGTTTTTAATGCACAAAATGGCATATTAAAGCCCATTGAAAAAGTATCCTCACCGCCTCTTGATATGCTTTTAGGCATTGACCGCGCGAAGGCAACACTTCTAGAAAATTCTCGCCGCTTTGCAGCAGGGTATTCTGCCAACAATGCCTTGCTATGGGGTGCTCGCGGTATGGGGAAAAGTACAATCGTTAAATCTATCCATAACCAGATTATAACAGAAAACGGCGAGAGTGCCCCTGCACTTGTTGAAATTCACAGGGAAGACATTAGCCACCTGCCTAGCCTTTTGGATCAGTTACGGGACACTGACAAACAGTTTGTTATTTACTGTGACGACCTATCCTTTGATCAGCCTGATACAGACTTCAAAGCCCTAAAATCTGTGCTTGAAGGTGGCTTGGAAGGCAGGCCAGAGAATGTTATTTTTTATGCAACATCCAATCGACGTCACTTGTTACCGCGCAAAATGGCGGATCAGGAAAGTGCAACAGGCATTCACCCAAACGAATCGATGGATGAAACCATAGCCCTCTCTGATCGATTTGGCCTGTGGCTGGGCTTTCATGTTTGCGACCAGCAAGATTATTTGGCTATCATTAGCGGATACATGGAAAAGTTTGACCTGCACCCAGACTTTGACTGGCACCATCAGGCGCTGGAGTGGTCTAAAACACGGGGCAACAGATCGGGCCGAACAGCATGGCAGTATGTTAACAACCTTGCAGGCCAGTTAGAGCGTAAAATAAAATTCTAA